The following are encoded in a window of Torulaspora globosa chromosome 4, complete sequence genomic DNA:
- the MLS1 gene encoding malate synthase MLS1 (ancestral locus Anc_2.156), which translates to MVKVSLDNVKLLVDIDREPQFSPSTTTVADILTKDALEFVVLLHRTFNGRRKQLLENRQVVQKKLDSGSYKLDFLPETAGIREDPTWQGNVLAPGLIDRSTEITGPPLRNMLINALNADVNTYMTDFEDSASPTWNNMIYGQVNLYDAVRDKIDFNTPRKQYKLRAPIGQLPTLIVRPRGWHMVEKHLYVDDEPISASIFDFGLYFYHNARQLIKIGKGPYFYLPKMEHHLEAKLWNDIFNVSQDYVGLPRGTVRATVLIETLPAAFQMEEIIYQLRQHSSGLNCGRWDYIFSTIKRLRNLPEHVLPNRDQVTMTSPFMNAYVKRLINTCHRRGVHAMGGMAAQIPIKDDPVANEKAMTKVRKDKIRELTNGHDGSWVAHPALAAICNEVFVNMGTRNQIHYVPETKVTAQNLLHTAIDGGQVTTEGIVQNLDIGLQYMEAWLRGSGCVPINNLMEDAATAEVSRCQLHQWVKHGVTLSDTGERVTPQLTATLLNEQVQKLSASSPLGSKNKFALAAKYFLPEITGEKFSEFLTTLLYDEIVTVKDKPTDLSKL; encoded by the coding sequence ATGGTGAAGGTGAGTTTGGATAACGTGAAACTTTTGGTGGATATCGATAGAGAGCCGCAGTTCAGTCCTTCCACGACAACGGTGGCGGATATTTTGACCAAGGATGCGTTGGAGTTTGTGGTGCTGTTGCACCGGACGTTCAACGGGAGACGTAAGCAACTGTTGGAGAACAGGCAGGTGGtgcagaagaagctggattCCGGGTCGTACAAGCTGGATTTTTTGCCCGAGACGGCTGGGATCAGGGAGGATCCGACTTGGCAGGGCAACGTGTTGGCACCCGGATTGATCGACCGTTCGACGGAGATCACGGGTCCGCCATTGCGTAACATGCTGATCAACGCGCTGAACGCGGACGTGAACACGTACATGACCGACTTCGAGGACTCTGCGTCGCCTACGTGGAACAACATGATCTACGGGCAGGTGAACCTGTACGACGCGGTGCGCGACAAGATCGATTTCAACACGCCTCGCAAGCAGTACAAGCTGAGGGCGCCGATCGGTCAGTTGCCCACTCTGATTGTGAGACCGCGCGGATGGCACATGGTCGAGAAGCACCTGTATGTGGACGACGAGCCGATCAGTGCGTCGATCTTCGATTTCGGGCTGTATTTCTACCACAACGCGCGCcagctgatcaagatcgGCAAGGGCCCGTACTTCTACCTGCCCAAGATGGAACACCATTTGGAGGCCAAACTGTGGAACGACATCTTCAACGTGTCGCAGGACTACGTCGGACTGCCACGCGGCACAGTCAGGGCCACGGTGCTGATCGAAACGCTGCCTGCAGCGTTCCAGATGGAGGAGATCATCTACCAGCTCAGACAGCACTCGAGCGGGCTGAACTGCGGCCGTTGGGACTACATCTTCTCCACGATCAAGCGTCTCAGAAACCTGCCGGAGCACGTGCTGCCCAACCGGGACCAGGTCACCATGACGTCGCCCTTCATGAACGCGTACGTCAAGCGGCTCATCAACACATGCCACAGGCGCGGCGTGCACGCCATGGGCGGCATGGCCGCCCAGATCCCGATCAAGGACGACCCCGTCGCGAACGAGAAGGCGATGACCAAGGTGCGCAAGGACAAGATCCGCGAGCTGACCAACGGCCACGACGGCTCGTGGGTCGCGCACCCGGCGCTCGCCGCCATCTGCAACGAAGTGTTCGTCAACATGGGCACCCGCAACCAGATCCACTACGTCCCGGAAACAAAGGTCACCGCCCAGAACCTGCTGCACACCGCGATCGACGGCGGCCAGGTCACCACCGAGGGCATTGTGCAGAACCTCGACATCGGCCTCCAGTACATGGAGGCGTGGCTCAGAGGTTCTGGCTGCGTGCCCATCAACAACCTGATGGAGGACGCCGCCACCGCTGAAGTCTCGCGCTGTCAACTGCACCAGTGGGTGAAGCACGGCGTCACGCTCAGCGACACCGGCGAGCGCGTCACCCCGCAACTCACCGCCACGCTGCTCAACGAGCAGGTCCAGAAGCTCTCCGCCTCCAGCCCGCTCGGCTCCAAGAACAAGTTCGCGCTTGCGGCCAAGTACTTCCTGCCAGAGATCACTGGCGAGAAGTTCAGCGAG